A single region of the bacterium genome encodes:
- a CDS encoding ATPase translates to LEQAVVAALFTAFAAERELDDDLLLGEIRATRPLAQTMAEKVEGLRAWAAGRVRSAHSDEARD, encoded by the coding sequence CTCGAGCAGGCCGTGGTCGCGGCCCTGTTCACGGCCTTCGCGGCCGAGCGAGAGCTCGACGACGACCTGCTCCTCGGCGAGATCCGCGCCACCCGACCACTGGCCCAGACCATGGCCGAGAAAGTCGAGGGCCTGCGCGCCTGGGCGGCCGGCCGCGTCCGCAGCGCGCATTCGGACGAAGCGCGAGACTGA